CGGGGCAGCGAGGTATGCGATGAGGGTGAACAGGACCACGGTGGACCTGTCCGAGTATCCGGATCTGGTGGTCATCTACATCGGCATGCGGGTGCGGCGGCCGCGGGGAATGCTGCGGCTGCTCGGGCTCGGGCCGAAACTCTATCGCTCGCACAAGGATCGGCCGGACGGGTTGCTGCTGCACGAAGATCTCGTCTGGGCGCTGTTCCCGCCGCACTGGGGCGCACGGCAGTACTGGCGCGATCTCGACAGCCTCGAAGCATGGACGCGGACCGCGCCGCACCGGGACTGGTGGCAGAAGTTCCTGCGCGACTCCGGTGGCACCGGGTTCTGGCACGAGGCCTATTTCGCCCGCGGCGGCATCGACGCCATGTACGACGACATGGACCCGCCGACCGGACTCGCACGGTTCGCACCGGTCGTCGCCTCCCGCGGTCACCGGTTCTCCACCCGCGGCCGGGTCCACGGCGGACCGGCCGGGATCGAACCCGTCGTGAGCGAATCCGTTTACTACCCTGGCGAATCCGAGTAGCCTGCCTGCCCGCCCCGGTCATATCACGAGGCAATCACAACGCAGCGCTTGAATTCGCGAACTCCGGGGTACAGCCAGGAGAAGAACCGAACGACACCACCTCTCGAAGTGACCTACATCGCAGGCCAACGGCCGAAAGCGGCGCACTTCGTGTACGGCGCGCTACGAACAGATGAATATGTTGTTCCCACATGTGGGACTAACGACTCGAGTCCGTCTGATAGCCTCTGCGCCGTTTATCGTTATCGGTATGCACGTCCTGTTCGTCTGCAACGGCAACGTTTGCCGTTCGGTGATCGCCGAGCGGCTCACGCGCGCCCTCGCGGTCGAACACGATCTCCCCTACCTCACCGCCGAGAGCGCCGGAACCCGTGCGCTCGTCGGATTTCCGGTCGAGCCGCTCGCCGCGCAGACCATCGCCGGGCTCGGCGCCGACGCGAGCAACTTCCGGGCCCGCCGGCTGAAGCCGGA
Above is a genomic segment from Nocardia sputorum containing:
- a CDS encoding monooxygenase family protein, with protein sequence MRVNRTTVDLSEYPDLVVIYIGMRVRRPRGMLRLLGLGPKLYRSHKDRPDGLLLHEDLVWALFPPHWGARQYWRDLDSLEAWTRTAPHRDWWQKFLRDSGGTGFWHEAYFARGGIDAMYDDMDPPTGLARFAPVVASRGHRFSTRGRVHGGPAGIEPVVSESVYYPGESE